In Formosa haliotis, the sequence AAAGAAAACCAAATAGTGGTTGAAGAAATTTTCGATTTGAGAAGTGATATAGAAATGAACAACAAAAAACTGGACAATGTTATGGCCCAGTTTAAGCAACTCAATAATCCTGAAACACAGAAATACATTATTAAAGGAAATAATCGCGCTAAAAATTTAAAAACCGTAGCTTACATTAACCCTAAAGACAAAACATCTATGATTGATGTGGTATCGCTACCAGACTTACCACAAGAACAGTGTTACCAAATTTGGGCAGAACTTAATGGTAAGATGGTTAACCTAGGTATTTTAGACGAAACCGACAGACAATTAAAATCGATTCCATATACCGAAAATGCGTTAGGACTTAACATAACTATTGAACCAAAAGGCGGAAATACGAACGCATCTTTAGAAAATTCTGTAGCAGAAATTGAGTTAAACAGCAGAGAATAAAACAAAATAAATCTACACAACTTAAGCCTCACTTTTACAAAAAAGTGAGGCTTACTTGTTTTACTCTTATTCTAAAAAGTAGTACCTTTGCACTTAGATATAATAGATTGTTTTAGTAATACATCTATTCATTTTAAATATTTGGTTATGAAATTATTTCTTATAACATTAGTTTTATTAGGGTTAGGATTCGCAGGGATTGCTATTAAGATTTGGGCTAAAAAAGATGGTAAGTTTGCAGGAACTTGTGCTAGCCAAAATCCGGCACTTAACCAATCTGGAGAATCTTGTGGCTTTTGCGGTAAATCACCAGACGAATTTAAAGACTGTAGCGAACCTCAACACTCTTAAAAACATACATGATTGCACTCGACATTATTTTCTACATTTTTGTAGCAATTGTCTTTATACAGTTATTTTATTATTTAATTTTTCTTAGAACTTTCGCATTTCTTGCACAACAAAAACCACAACCCAAAGACCTTCCTGTCTCTGTTATTGTGTGTGCCAAAAATGAAGAAGAAAATTTAAAATTATTCTTACCCTCGCTATTAAATCAAGATTATCCCAATTTTGAAGTCGTTTTAATTAACGATGCTTCAAGAGACGAAACTTTAGCCGTTTTCGAACACTTTTCTGAGCAATATAACAACATAAAAATTGTTGATGTAAAAAACACAGAAGCCTTTTGGGCAAACAAAAAATATGCCCTTACACTTGGTATAAAAGCTT encodes:
- a CDS encoding membrane or secreted protein, producing MKLFLITLVLLGLGFAGIAIKIWAKKDGKFAGTCASQNPALNQSGESCGFCGKSPDEFKDCSEPQHS
- a CDS encoding anti-sigma factor; this encodes MNEKIHKFLNSGLLENYLIGATTAKETELVETYISKFPEVENAYNQLQHNLEIVSKYHAVEAPSSVLDKILHTIDNDTPVIQLQPELETKQKPWFKYYSIAASVVAILFACASFIFFSQNVELKKENQIVVEEIFDLRSDIEMNNKKLDNVMAQFKQLNNPETQKYIIKGNNRAKNLKTVAYINPKDKTSMIDVVSLPDLPQEQCYQIWAELNGKMVNLGILDETDRQLKSIPYTENALGLNITIEPKGGNTNASLENSVAEIELNSRE